A window of the Diorhabda carinulata isolate Delta chromosome 1, icDioCari1.1, whole genome shotgun sequence genome harbors these coding sequences:
- the LOC130893604 gene encoding isovaleryl-CoA dehydrogenase, mitochondrial, translated as MNLRNLFSGINKVKCFQRRQISQYYPIDEHIFGLSDEQIQLRDTIFNFAQKELAPIANEIDKKNNFENVREFFKKLGSLGTLGITVNPEYGGTGGSYTDHVIIMEELSRASGSIGLSYGAHSNLCVNQIHRNGSEYLKKKYLPKLCSGENIGALAMSEPGSGSDVVSMKLKAEKRGDHYILNGNKFWITNGPDADVLVVYAKTDSHSKKPQHSISAFVIEKGFQGFKTGQKLDKLGMRGSNTAELIFEDCIVPKENLLGTENKGVYVLMSGLDLERLVLAAGPVGIMQASCDVAFSYAHVRKQFNTRIGEFPLLQGKLADMYTTLSACRSYLYSVARSCDKQKINRKDCAGVILYCAEKSVKIALDAIQILGGNGYINDYPTGRYLRDAKLYEIGAGTSEIRRLVIGRAINSEYS; from the coding sequence atgaatttgcGTAATTTATTTAGTGGTATTAATAAGGTGAAATGTttccaaagaagacaaataTCTCAATATTATCCCATAGATGAACATATTTTTGGATTATCGGATGAACAGATCCAATTAAGAGacactattttcaattttgcaCAAAAGGAATTGGCCCCGATCGCTAatgaaatagacaaaaaaaataatttcgagaATGTACGAGAATTCTTCAAAAAGTTAGGCAGCTTGGGGACTTTAGGTATTACAGTGAATCCAGAGTATGGTGGTACTGGAGGAAGTTATACAGATCACGTTATTATTATGGAAGAATTAAGCAGAGCATCTGGATCGATAGGCTTATCTTATGGCGCACATTCTAACTTGTGTGTCAATCAAATTCACAGAAATGGTAGtgaatatttaaagaaaaaatatcttccAAAATTATGTAGTGGGGAAAATATTGGTGCATTAGCAATGTCAGAGCCAGGATCTGGATCTGATGTAGTATCTATGAAGTTGAAAGCAGAAAAAAGAGGAGatcattatattttgaatggtaaCAAATTTTGGATAACTAATGGTCCGGATGCAGATGTTCTTGTAGTTTATGCCAAAACAGATTCGCATTCTAAAAAACCCCAACATAGTATATCAGcgtttgtaattgaaaaaggaTTCCAAGGATTTAAAACGGGTCAAAAATTAGACAAACTTGGCATGAGAGGTTCAAATACTGCAGAATTGATTTTCGAAGATTGCATAGTTCCCAAAGAAAACCTGTTAGGGACAGAAAATAAAGGAGTATATGTACTTATGAGTGGTCTAGATTTAGAAAGACTAGTATTGGCAGCTGGCCCAGTAGGAATCATGCAAGCTTCTTGTGATGTAGCTTTTTCATATGCCCATGTTAGAAAACAATTCAATACACGAATTGGTGAATTCCCATTATTACAAGGAAAATTGGCAGATATGTATACCACATTAAGTGCATGTAGAAGTTATTTATACAGTGTTGCTAGATCTTGTGATAagcaaaaaattaatagaaaagaTTGTGCAGGTGTTATATTGTACTGTGCTGAAAAATCTGTGAAAATTGCATTAGATGCTATACAAATTTTGGGAGGAAATGGTTATATTAATGATTATCCCACTGGACGATATCTAAGAGACGCCAAATTATATGAGATtggagctggaacctcggaaaTTAGAAGACTTGTGATAGGCAGGGCTATTAACTCTGAATATTCTTGA